One region of Bradyrhizobium betae genomic DNA includes:
- a CDS encoding MATE family efflux transporter, which translates to MKDLTRGSIVGHILQMSPPIMAGMISIMICQLVDLYFVSGLGDAAVAGVAAAGNAGFLVNGLLQVLGVGTVALMAHAVGRKDRGDANLVFNQSVTLSVLFGLLTLVAGTALSRPYMRSVAADQATIEAGTTYLLWFMPALALEFVMQVTASALRATGIVRPAMLVRVLAVVINIALAPVLISGWGTGYALGIAGAGLASSIAVGIGTLMLLGYFRKVERYVAFNPAQWRPQPRHLMRILNVGLPAGGEFAMMFMFMAVVYYVLSDFGAAAQAGFGIGQRVLGLIHMPALAVALAAGPIAGQNVGAGNGTRVRDTFVKTALITTAVMIAFMIPAQLKPELLLAGFSNDQETMAIAYLFLRIISLNMVAQGLIFTCSSMFQGLGNTRPVLLSSATRVFTYSLPAIWLSTRPGFRIEYVWYLSIAATTLQAVLSLWLLRREFSKRLGVPKAKSAEQASSGPIAREPA; encoded by the coding sequence ATGAAGGACCTGACACGCGGCTCCATCGTGGGCCACATCCTGCAGATGTCGCCGCCGATCATGGCCGGCATGATCTCGATCATGATCTGCCAGCTGGTCGACCTCTACTTCGTTTCGGGGCTCGGCGATGCAGCCGTCGCAGGTGTCGCCGCGGCCGGCAATGCCGGCTTTCTCGTCAACGGACTGCTGCAGGTGCTCGGCGTCGGCACGGTGGCGCTGATGGCGCATGCCGTGGGACGCAAGGACCGCGGCGATGCCAATCTGGTCTTCAACCAGTCGGTCACGCTGTCGGTGCTGTTCGGTCTGCTGACCCTGGTCGCGGGAACGGCGCTGTCGCGCCCTTACATGCGTTCGGTCGCCGCGGACCAGGCGACGATCGAGGCGGGAACCACTTATCTGTTATGGTTCATGCCGGCGCTCGCGCTCGAATTCGTCATGCAGGTGACTGCATCCGCGCTGCGGGCGACCGGTATCGTGCGCCCCGCCATGCTGGTGCGGGTGCTGGCGGTCGTCATCAACATCGCGCTGGCGCCGGTGCTGATCTCGGGCTGGGGGACCGGCTACGCGCTGGGCATCGCCGGCGCGGGGCTGGCGAGCTCGATCGCGGTCGGCATCGGCACCCTGATGCTGCTCGGCTATTTCCGCAAGGTCGAGCGCTATGTCGCCTTCAATCCGGCGCAGTGGCGGCCGCAGCCGCGTCATCTGATGCGCATCCTCAATGTCGGCCTGCCGGCCGGCGGCGAGTTCGCGATGATGTTCATGTTCATGGCGGTGGTCTATTACGTGCTGAGCGATTTCGGCGCGGCGGCGCAGGCCGGGTTCGGCATCGGGCAACGGGTGCTCGGGTTGATCCATATGCCGGCGCTCGCGGTTGCGCTCGCGGCCGGGCCGATCGCCGGCCAGAATGTCGGCGCCGGCAACGGCACGCGGGTGCGCGACACCTTCGTCAAGACGGCGCTGATCACCACCGCCGTGATGATCGCGTTCATGATCCCGGCGCAGCTGAAGCCGGAACTGCTGCTCGCCGGGTTCTCGAACGACCAGGAGACGATGGCGATCGCCTACCTGTTCCTGCGGATCATCTCGCTCAACATGGTGGCGCAGGGCCTGATCTTCACCTGCTCCAGCATGTTCCAGGGCCTCGGCAACACCAGGCCGGTGCTGCTGAGCTCTGCAACCCGCGTGTTCACCTATTCGCTGCCGGCGATCTGGCTCTCGACGCGGCCGGGCTTCCGCATCGAGTATGTCTGGTATCTTTCGATCGCGGCGACCACGCTCCAGGCGGTGTTGAGCCTGTGGCTGCTGCGCCGCGAGTTCAGCAAGCGCCTCGGCGTGCCCAAGGCGAAGTCTGCGGAGCAAGCGAGCTCCGGGCCGATCGCCCGTGAACCTGCGTAA
- a CDS encoding O-antigen ligase family protein, which yields MTEVTNEQQPLSLLQAIWEARYRTPARFVALIALLLPWTTTGLTFALIPWLIAFAFLDLRAFPRSLLRPVCLLPIALVVLAALGTLWSEAPWPERIHAIGPAAKLLVIPLLIYQFERWPYGNWVFSAFLASCALLMLYSFAVAIDPGLSLKPYLSRGPYKVESGIAVRNYIDQSQEFALCAIALLYPAVTLFRQGRVRIAALFVLLAIGFLANMMFVVVSRTALVTLPLLLVVFALLHLRRRAALVAVGAMVLAAVLLWTVSPHLRATIGKFQGDYEMSVQEKKVSGMGSRLEYWRKSLGFIADAPLTGHGTGAIRGLFASVAVDAEVDPLRGEIVSNPHNQTLSVAVQWGAVGVLVLYALWFAHLLMFRGEGLACWIGMLVVVQNMLSSLLNTHLFDFTAGWIYVLGVGVAGGMALGEKRGRSAATTDGVRLRQTPGGSPK from the coding sequence ATGACCGAAGTGACGAACGAGCAGCAGCCGCTGTCCTTGTTGCAGGCGATCTGGGAGGCGCGCTACCGCACGCCGGCCCGCTTCGTCGCGTTGATCGCGCTGTTGCTGCCGTGGACCACCACCGGGCTGACATTTGCGCTGATCCCCTGGCTGATCGCCTTTGCCTTTCTCGATCTGCGCGCGTTTCCGCGCTCGCTGCTGCGCCCGGTCTGCCTGCTGCCGATCGCGCTGGTCGTGCTCGCCGCTCTCGGGACGCTCTGGTCCGAGGCCCCCTGGCCGGAGCGAATCCATGCGATCGGGCCGGCGGCGAAGCTGTTGGTGATTCCGCTCCTGATCTACCAGTTCGAGCGCTGGCCCTACGGCAATTGGGTGTTTTCGGCGTTCCTGGCGTCCTGCGCGCTGCTGATGCTGTACTCCTTCGCCGTTGCGATCGACCCCGGCCTCTCGCTCAAACCCTATCTGTCGCGTGGGCCCTACAAGGTCGAGAGCGGGATCGCCGTGCGCAACTATATCGACCAGAGCCAGGAGTTCGCGCTGTGCGCGATCGCGCTGCTTTATCCGGCCGTGACGCTGTTTCGCCAAGGCCGCGTTCGGATCGCCGCGCTATTCGTGTTGCTTGCGATCGGCTTCCTCGCCAACATGATGTTCGTCGTGGTCTCGCGCACGGCCCTGGTGACGCTGCCGCTCCTGCTCGTGGTGTTCGCCCTGCTGCATCTGCGCCGGCGTGCGGCCCTGGTTGCCGTCGGCGCGATGGTGCTGGCGGCCGTCCTGCTCTGGACCGTCTCGCCGCATCTGCGCGCGACGATCGGCAAATTTCAGGGCGACTACGAGATGAGCGTGCAGGAGAAGAAGGTCAGCGGGATGGGCTCGCGGCTGGAGTACTGGCGCAAATCCCTGGGGTTCATCGCGGACGCGCCGCTGACCGGTCACGGCACCGGGGCGATCCGCGGCTTGTTCGCCAGCGTCGCCGTCGATGCGGAGGTCGATCCGCTGCGCGGCGAGATCGTCAGCAACCCGCACAACCAGACGCTCAGCGTTGCCGTGCAGTGGGGTGCCGTCGGCGTGCTGGTCCTCTACGCGTTGTGGTTCGCTCATCTTTTGATGTTTCGCGGCGAGGGACTGGCTTGCTGGATCGGCATGCTCGTCGTGGTGCAGAACATGCTGTCCTCGCTATTGAACACGCATTTGTTCGATTTCACCGCGGGCTGGATTTACGTGCTCGGTGTCGGTGTTGCCGGCGGCATGGCCCTTGGCGAAAAGCGCGGCCGGTCGGCCGCGACGACTGACGGCGTGCGTCTGCGCCAGACTCCCGGTGGCAGCCCGAAGTGA
- a CDS encoding AraC family transcriptional regulator, with translation MPETPADLLSEVLGSMHLAGTVLFRAEFREPWAITTPEAGQLARLLPLRTDRIIPFHIIASGSCWMELDGHASVQLREGDVVVLPYGDSHRLRGREPIVPMQVGGLLPRPPWTDIVVLEHGGAGPCTRIICGFLQCDELLFHPVLHHLPRWLQVSPEGPADEWLASTIRHTAGEASTRRPGSRSQLHRLTELMFVEILRKHMQGLPANEIGWFAAINDQVAGAGLRHLHAMPFHDWTVENLARRIGVSRTVLAERFKHFLDQPPMQYLVHWRLRLAAHALTSGTTPIKSIACQTGYESEAAFSRAFKRHFGLPPGVWRRRTPSVVAADRPRFSPRAMPPATPTPST, from the coding sequence TTGCCCGAAACGCCGGCTGACCTTCTCTCCGAGGTGCTGGGCAGCATGCATCTTGCCGGCACCGTGCTTTTCCGCGCCGAGTTTCGCGAGCCGTGGGCGATCACGACGCCGGAAGCAGGCCAGCTTGCGAGGCTCTTGCCGCTGCGCACCGACCGGATCATCCCTTTCCACATCATCGCATCGGGCAGCTGCTGGATGGAGCTGGACGGGCACGCATCGGTGCAGTTGCGCGAGGGCGATGTCGTCGTGCTTCCCTATGGCGACAGTCATCGGCTGCGCGGACGCGAGCCCATCGTGCCCATGCAGGTCGGCGGCCTGCTGCCGCGCCCGCCCTGGACAGACATTGTCGTCCTCGAGCATGGCGGCGCCGGTCCCTGCACCAGGATCATCTGCGGGTTTCTTCAGTGCGACGAATTGCTGTTCCACCCCGTGCTGCATCATCTGCCGAGATGGCTGCAGGTCAGTCCGGAAGGCCCTGCCGATGAATGGCTGGCCAGCACCATCCGCCACACCGCAGGCGAAGCGAGCACGCGGCGGCCGGGGTCGCGCAGCCAATTGCATCGCCTGACCGAGTTGATGTTCGTCGAGATCCTGCGCAAGCACATGCAGGGGCTGCCCGCGAACGAAATCGGATGGTTCGCCGCCATCAACGACCAGGTCGCAGGCGCGGGCCTGAGGCACTTGCATGCCATGCCGTTCCACGACTGGACCGTCGAGAACCTGGCACGCCGCATCGGCGTCTCGCGCACCGTGCTGGCCGAGCGCTTCAAGCACTTTCTCGATCAGCCGCCGATGCAATACCTCGTGCACTGGCGCCTGCGGCTGGCCGCCCACGCCCTGACGTCAGGGACGACGCCGATCAAGTCGATCGCCTGTCAGACCGGCTACGAATCCGAGGCGGCGTTCAGCCGGGCGTTCAAGCGTCACTTCGGGCTGCCACCGGGAGTCTGGCGCAGACGCACGCCGTCAGTCGTCGCGGCCGACCGGCCGCGCTTTTCGCCAAGGGCCATGCCGCCGGCAACACCGACACCGAGCACGTAA
- a CDS encoding DsrE family protein: protein MNNEARDLVVVITHGIDHELSSVGVTIALGGMTAGLKVSIFLTSAGVDIVRHGAADLTQVKPLDGLAAMLRDFMNRGGKLWACTPCVKSRGYAQEDLLDGVVISGASVMHELIKGGAATLSF from the coding sequence TTGAATAACGAGGCACGTGATCTGGTCGTCGTCATCACGCATGGCATCGACCACGAATTGTCGTCCGTTGGCGTGACCATCGCGCTCGGCGGGATGACGGCCGGCCTGAAGGTCTCGATCTTTCTGACCAGCGCCGGTGTCGACATCGTGCGGCACGGCGCCGCCGATCTCACGCAGGTCAAGCCGCTCGATGGCCTTGCCGCCATGCTGCGCGATTTCATGAACAGGGGCGGCAAGCTCTGGGCCTGCACGCCCTGCGTCAAGAGCCGCGGTTACGCACAAGAGGACCTGCTGGATGGCGTTGTCATTTCCGGTGCGAGCGTGATGCACGAACTGATCAAGGGCGGTGCCGCCACGCTGAGCTTCTGA
- a CDS encoding sulfite exporter TauE/SafE family protein, producing METSTYALLLFGALAGGFVSGLAGFGTALMALGIWLYVLPPSLAVPLVLICSVIAQTSTLPSMWKSFDLSLVWPFLIGGLIGVPLGTMMVASADPKVFKLSVGVLLLIFSSALYLNKKPLAIKFGGRIADGAIGFAGGILGGLAGLSGPLPILWANIRGWNKHERRGIFQLFNFTVLATALIVQTASGLVAFKVVWLALIAFPGTLIGAWTGARVYHALSDKHFGDVVLGLLFLSGLGLVWNSFSGFAPH from the coding sequence TTGGAAACGAGCACCTACGCGCTGCTGCTGTTCGGCGCATTGGCCGGCGGCTTCGTCTCGGGCCTGGCGGGCTTCGGCACGGCGCTGATGGCGCTCGGTATCTGGCTCTATGTCCTGCCGCCGTCGCTGGCGGTGCCGCTGGTGCTGATCTGCTCGGTGATCGCGCAGACCTCGACGCTGCCGTCGATGTGGAAGAGTTTCGATCTCTCGCTGGTGTGGCCGTTCCTGATCGGAGGACTGATCGGCGTTCCCTTGGGGACCATGATGGTCGCCTCCGCCGATCCGAAGGTGTTCAAACTGAGCGTCGGCGTCCTGCTGCTGATCTTTTCGAGCGCGCTCTATCTGAACAAGAAGCCGCTCGCCATCAAGTTCGGCGGCCGGATCGCGGACGGCGCGATCGGCTTTGCCGGCGGCATTCTCGGCGGCCTTGCCGGACTCTCGGGACCGCTGCCGATCCTCTGGGCCAACATCCGCGGCTGGAACAAGCATGAGCGGCGCGGCATCTTCCAGCTGTTCAATTTCACGGTGCTCGCGACCGCGCTGATCGTGCAGACGGCGTCGGGCCTCGTCGCGTTCAAGGTGGTCTGGCTCGCGCTGATCGCCTTTCCGGGCACGCTAATCGGCGCGTGGACCGGCGCGCGCGTCTATCATGCGTTGAGCGACAAGCATTTTGGCGATGTCGTGCTCGGCCTGTTGTTCCTGTCGGGCCTCGGCCTGGTCTGGAACAGTTTCAGCGGTTTCGCGCCCCACTGA
- a CDS encoding PLP-dependent aminotransferase family protein, with translation MDWIPTISELSGPRYQRIVDAMEADIASGRLVRGQQLPTQRALAKVLGIDLTTVTRAYTEARRRGILEARVGQGSFVSETSARRAVDLPHPVAIDLSMNVPPHPLEAQLDERIIAGMEAIRAQSGLTAHLNYQPPGGSAHEREVAARWLRGRVPHAHADQLVIFPGTQTILFNLLADLARPGDIVLTEALTFPGIKAAAARLGVKLVGVAMDDGGILPDALARACRTHSPKAVYLIPTLHNPTTATLSAERRGAIAKIIRDADTILVEDDAYGLLDRSASPIANLIPERSYLATTLSKCIAPALRVAYLLTPNSAAQQEMRSYLQATVQMPAPLMVALVTHWIEIGIADRIIAAIRNEAVGRQQLAQRTLKGLQFLAKPAAHHLWLRLPEGRPDVAAHLLRNGLAVVAGDAFTVDGTPPHAARVSLGAARNRAELTEALRILVGALQRPVDTRQIV, from the coding sequence ATGGACTGGATTCCTACAATCTCGGAGCTATCAGGGCCGCGCTACCAACGCATCGTCGATGCCATGGAAGCCGACATCGCATCCGGCCGGCTGGTGCGCGGCCAGCAACTTCCGACCCAGCGCGCGCTCGCCAAGGTGCTCGGCATCGACCTCACCACCGTGACGCGCGCCTACACCGAGGCGAGGCGCCGCGGCATTCTGGAGGCCCGCGTCGGACAGGGCTCGTTCGTGTCGGAAACCAGCGCACGCCGCGCGGTCGACCTGCCGCATCCCGTCGCGATCGACCTCTCGATGAACGTGCCGCCGCATCCGTTGGAGGCGCAGCTCGACGAACGCATCATCGCCGGGATGGAAGCCATCCGCGCGCAATCGGGCCTGACGGCGCATCTCAACTACCAGCCGCCCGGCGGCAGCGCGCACGAGCGCGAGGTCGCGGCGCGCTGGCTGCGCGGCCGCGTGCCGCACGCACATGCCGACCAGCTCGTGATCTTTCCCGGCACGCAGACGATCCTGTTCAACCTGCTCGCTGATCTCGCCCGGCCCGGCGACATCGTGCTGACGGAAGCGCTGACCTTCCCGGGCATCAAGGCCGCCGCCGCGCGGCTCGGTGTCAAGCTCGTCGGCGTCGCGATGGACGACGGCGGCATCCTGCCCGATGCGCTCGCGAGGGCGTGCCGCACGCATAGCCCGAAAGCCGTCTACCTGATTCCGACGCTGCACAATCCGACCACCGCGACGCTGTCCGCCGAGCGCCGCGGCGCGATCGCAAAGATCATCCGCGATGCCGATACGATTCTGGTCGAGGATGACGCCTACGGACTGCTCGATCGTTCGGCCTCACCGATCGCCAATCTCATTCCGGAGCGGTCCTATCTCGCGACCACGCTGTCAAAATGCATCGCGCCTGCGCTGCGCGTTGCCTATCTCCTGACGCCCAACAGCGCCGCGCAGCAGGAGATGCGCAGCTATCTGCAGGCGACCGTACAGATGCCGGCGCCGCTGATGGTCGCACTGGTCACGCATTGGATCGAGATCGGCATCGCCGATCGCATCATCGCCGCCATTCGCAACGAGGCTGTTGGCCGCCAGCAGCTCGCGCAACGCACACTGAAGGGCCTTCAGTTCCTGGCCAAGCCTGCGGCTCACCATTTATGGCTGCGGCTACCGGAGGGGCGCCCCGACGTCGCGGCGCATCTGCTGCGGAATGGACTGGCCGTCGTCGCCGGCGATGCGTTCACCGTCGACGGAACGCCGCCGCATGCAGCGCGCGTCTCGCTCGGCGCCGCGCGCAACAGGGCCGAATTGACCGAAGCCCTGCGCATCCTCGTCGGCGCGCTGCAGAGGCCCGTCGACACCAGGCAGATCGTCTAG
- a CDS encoding DUF983 domain-containing protein — translation MDCRKGRGAVMATGSVSLSKAMWRGFLGKCPNCGEGHMFGRFLKVADACDHCGEELFHQRADDFPAYLVMVVVGHLVVPAILAVETAYAPAIWLQLAVWLPVTLFASLALLQPTKGAIVGLQWQIGMHGFEAAKLRRDAGQLAPVFVKADTRAA, via the coding sequence ATGGATTGTCGAAAAGGAAGAGGTGCTGTGATGGCAACCGGTTCAGTCTCGCTCTCGAAGGCGATGTGGCGCGGCTTTTTGGGCAAGTGCCCGAATTGCGGCGAGGGACATATGTTCGGCCGCTTCCTGAAGGTGGCCGACGCTTGTGACCATTGCGGCGAGGAGCTTTTCCACCAGCGCGCCGATGACTTCCCGGCCTATCTCGTGATGGTCGTGGTCGGTCATCTCGTGGTGCCGGCGATCCTCGCGGTCGAGACGGCCTATGCGCCGGCAATCTGGCTGCAACTGGCGGTGTGGCTACCGGTGACGCTGTTCGCTTCGCTCGCGCTGCTGCAACCGACCAAAGGCGCCATCGTCGGCCTGCAATGGCAGATCGGCATGCACGGCTTCGAGGCGGCCAAGCTGCGGCGGGACGCCGGTCAGCTTGCACCGGTCTTCGTGAAGGCGGACACGCGCGCGGCCTGA
- a CDS encoding YciI family protein: protein MQYLLMIYQNEVEYAKNDAATSQKMLAEYQTFTQGIVQSGNFKAGDRLQPTTTATTVRVRDGKTLTTDGPFAETREQLGGYYLVEAKDLNAAIEIAARIPSARIGSIEVRPIWVYDK, encoded by the coding sequence ATGCAATATCTGCTGATGATCTACCAGAACGAGGTCGAGTACGCGAAGAACGACGCGGCGACCAGCCAGAAGATGCTGGCCGAATACCAGACCTTCACGCAAGGCATCGTCCAGAGCGGCAATTTCAAGGCCGGCGACCGCTTGCAGCCGACCACGACCGCGACGACCGTGCGCGTGCGCGACGGCAAGACGCTCACGACCGACGGCCCGTTCGCGGAGACGCGCGAGCAGCTCGGCGGCTATTATCTGGTCGAGGCCAAGGACCTGAACGCCGCGATCGAGATTGCCGCGCGCATTCCGAGTGCGCGCATCGGGTCGATCGAGGTGCGGCCGATCTGGGTCTACGACAAGTGA
- a CDS encoding RNA polymerase sigma factor, with translation MNPGEIDNIFRDEAGRALATLIRLVGDFDLAEDALQDAFAVALERWTACELPDNPRAWLVNVARHKAIDRVRRQTVFRGKAQQLVHELELNAQAADEPPAMLDDDMLRLIFTCCHPAFSPEVQVALTLRTVCGLSTAQVARAFLVSEEAMAQRLVRAKQKIRLAGIPYEVPERDALAPRLDGVLAVVYLVFTEGYVATSGADLMRPDLAAEAIRLGRLLDLLMPGRAGIKGLLALMLLHDARRAGRANSAGDIVLLEEQDRTLWDRAQIEDGLRLVDDALGTSGRPQVYAVQAAIAALHARAPSFEQTDWPQIAGLYEVLLRINPSPVIELNHAAAVSMVDGPARALDLVDAITARGGLNGYELLPAVRADLLRRLGRKQDAREAYVAATEATQLEPLRRLYARRMREME, from the coding sequence ATGAACCCGGGCGAGATCGACAACATATTCCGCGACGAGGCGGGGCGGGCGCTGGCCACGCTGATCCGCCTCGTCGGTGATTTCGATCTCGCCGAGGATGCGCTGCAGGACGCCTTTGCCGTTGCGCTGGAGCGCTGGACGGCGTGCGAACTGCCTGACAATCCGCGCGCCTGGCTGGTCAATGTCGCCAGGCACAAGGCGATCGATCGGGTTCGCCGCCAGACCGTCTTCCGCGGCAAGGCGCAGCAGCTCGTGCACGAGCTCGAGCTGAACGCGCAAGCCGCCGACGAGCCGCCGGCGATGCTCGACGACGACATGCTGCGCCTGATCTTCACCTGCTGCCATCCTGCGTTTTCGCCCGAGGTTCAGGTCGCACTGACGCTGCGCACCGTCTGCGGGCTCTCGACCGCGCAGGTCGCGCGCGCCTTCCTCGTCAGCGAGGAGGCGATGGCACAGCGCCTCGTTCGCGCCAAGCAGAAGATCAGGCTCGCCGGTATCCCCTATGAAGTGCCCGAACGCGACGCGCTGGCGCCGCGGCTCGATGGCGTGCTCGCCGTGGTCTATCTGGTCTTCACCGAAGGCTATGTCGCAACCTCGGGCGCGGATCTGATGCGGCCCGATCTCGCGGCCGAGGCGATCCGGCTCGGCCGCTTGCTCGACCTGCTGATGCCCGGTCGTGCCGGCATCAAGGGCCTGCTGGCCCTCATGCTGCTGCACGATGCGCGCCGCGCCGGGCGCGCGAATTCGGCCGGCGATATCGTGCTGCTCGAGGAACAGGACCGTACGCTCTGGGATCGGGCGCAAATCGAGGACGGCCTGCGTCTGGTCGATGATGCGCTTGGCACGTCCGGCCGGCCGCAAGTCTATGCCGTGCAGGCCGCGATCGCCGCGCTGCATGCGCGCGCGCCGAGCTTTGAGCAGACCGACTGGCCGCAGATCGCCGGGCTGTACGAAGTGCTGCTGCGCATCAACCCGTCGCCGGTGATCGAGCTCAATCACGCAGCGGCCGTCTCGATGGTCGACGGGCCTGCGCGCGCGCTCGACCTCGTCGATGCGATCACCGCGCGCGGCGGGCTGAATGGCTATGAGCTGCTGCCCGCAGTGCGTGCGGATCTGCTGCGGCGGCTGGGCCGGAAGCAGGACGCGCGCGAGGCATATGTCGCGGCGACGGAGGCGACGCAGCTGGAGCCGTTGCGGCGGCTGTATGCGCGAAGGATGCGGGAGATGGAGTAG
- a CDS encoding N-acetylmuramoyl-L-alanine amidase produces the protein MRTFEPDSSIVSDIIPSPNHGERNKGRQADMIVLHYTGMPDVEGALARLCTAGTEVSAHYVVLEDGRIVQCVPEARRAWHAGVSSWAGEDDINSCSIGIEIVNRGHDWGYPEYPLRQIAAVIALCRGIMLRRKVPAHRVLGHSDVAPARKKDPGEKFPWHSLANSGVGHWVTPAPVVRGESLMLGTISDEVLSLQQALARYGYGVPLSGKYDAATMEVVTAFQRHFRPARLDGVADHSTLSTLQALLASLPAEGTVVASK, from the coding sequence ATGCGGACGTTCGAACCGGATTCCTCGATTGTCTCCGACATCATCCCCTCGCCCAACCATGGCGAGCGCAACAAGGGACGGCAGGCGGACATGATCGTGCTGCACTACACCGGCATGCCCGACGTCGAGGGCGCGCTGGCGCGGCTGTGCACGGCGGGCACTGAAGTGTCGGCACATTACGTCGTGCTGGAGGACGGCCGCATCGTGCAATGCGTGCCCGAGGCCAGGCGCGCCTGGCACGCCGGCGTCTCGTCCTGGGCCGGCGAGGACGACATCAATTCCTGCTCGATCGGCATCGAGATCGTCAATCGCGGCCATGATTGGGGCTATCCGGAATATCCGCTGCGCCAGATCGCCGCCGTGATCGCGCTGTGCCGCGGCATCATGCTTCGCCGCAAGGTGCCGGCGCACCGGGTACTCGGCCATTCCGACGTCGCACCCGCGCGCAAGAAGGACCCCGGCGAAAAATTCCCATGGCATTCGCTGGCGAATTCCGGCGTCGGCCACTGGGTGACGCCCGCGCCCGTCGTGCGCGGCGAGAGCCTGATGCTCGGCACCATCAGCGACGAGGTGCTGAGCCTGCAGCAGGCGCTGGCCAGATACGGATATGGCGTGCCGCTCTCCGGCAAATACGACGCCGCGACGATGGAAGTTGTCACCGCATTTCAACGGCACTTCCGCCCCGCGCGGCTGGACGGCGTCGCGGATCATTCGACGCTGTCGACATTGCAGGCGCTGCTGGCGAGCTTGCCGGCGGAGGGGACCGTCGTCGCATCGAAGTGA
- the rsmH gene encoding 16S rRNA (cytosine(1402)-N(4))-methyltransferase RsmH produces the protein MSSAPHIPVLGREAIDHLAPREGGLYIDATFGAGGYSRAILDVPGTRVIAIDRDRTAIAGGAELVERSAGRLTLVEDRFSNLAEVCAAQGVEAVDGVVMDVGVSSMQLDQAGRGFSFRLDGPLDMRMGQTGPTAADVVARASEGDIADIIYLFGEERHSRRIARAVVADRQDTPFTTTRALADLVGRVVRSKPGDIHPATRTFQALRIFVNEELEELQAALAAAERVLRPGGRLVVVSFHSLEDRIVKNFLAERSKTGGGSRHLPEVAQTAPSFQLLTRRPVVAGEEEVAHNPRARSAKLRAAERTSAPAHHDSEQSSWPKLSDVLRGG, from the coding sequence ATGAGCTCGGCTCCGCACATCCCCGTTCTCGGCCGCGAGGCGATCGACCATCTCGCGCCGCGCGAGGGCGGACTCTATATCGACGCCACCTTCGGCGCCGGCGGCTACAGCCGCGCCATTCTCGACGTGCCGGGAACCCGCGTGATCGCGATCGACCGCGATCGTACGGCGATCGCAGGCGGCGCCGAGCTGGTCGAGCGCTCCGCCGGCCGGCTGACGTTGGTCGAGGACCGCTTCTCCAATCTGGCCGAGGTCTGCGCGGCGCAGGGCGTCGAGGCCGTCGACGGCGTCGTGATGGATGTCGGGGTGTCCTCGATGCAGCTCGACCAGGCCGGTCGCGGCTTCTCGTTCCGCCTCGATGGTCCGCTCGACATGCGGATGGGGCAGACGGGACCGACCGCGGCCGACGTTGTCGCCCGCGCCTCCGAAGGCGATATTGCCGACATCATCTATCTCTTCGGCGAGGAACGGCATTCGCGCCGCATCGCTCGTGCCGTCGTCGCGGACCGGCAGGACACGCCGTTCACGACCACGCGCGCGCTCGCCGATCTCGTCGGCCGGGTGGTGCGCTCCAAGCCCGGCGACATTCATCCGGCGACGCGGACGTTCCAGGCCCTGCGCATCTTCGTCAACGAAGAGCTCGAAGAGCTTCAGGCCGCGCTGGCTGCCGCCGAGCGCGTGCTCAGGCCGGGTGGCCGGCTCGTCGTAGTCTCGTTCCATTCGCTGGAAGACCGCATCGTCAAGAATTTCCTCGCCGAGCGTAGCAAGACCGGCGGCGGCTCACGGCATCTGCCGGAAGTGGCGCAAACCGCGCCGAGCTTCCAGCTCCTGACGCGACGGCCGGTGGTCGCCGGCGAAGAGGAAGTCGCGCATAACCCGCGCGCGCGTTCGGCAAAGCTGCGCGCCGCCGAGCGTACCTCGGCGCCCGCGCATCACGATAGCGAGCAATCGTCCTGGCCGAAGCTCTCCGACGTGTTGAGGGGAGGCTAG
- the ftsL gene encoding cell division protein FtsL: MRFIHLLVIGALIFAAAYVYRIKMDSTARTEKVLRLHAEIREQRDAIASLRSEWAKLDAPLRLQGLSERHLPLKPVNGTQYDSLKNLPERPPRMFRPGEPDPIGAMLSTIEAASDPDTVTGSVPQPEDKQ, translated from the coding sequence ATGCGCTTCATCCACCTCCTCGTCATCGGCGCGCTGATCTTCGCGGCGGCCTATGTCTACCGGATCAAGATGGATTCGACGGCCCGCACCGAGAAGGTGCTGCGGCTGCATGCGGAGATTCGCGAGCAGCGCGATGCGATCGCGTCGCTGCGCTCGGAATGGGCCAAGCTCGATGCGCCGCTGCGCCTGCAAGGCCTGTCGGAGCGGCATCTGCCGCTCAAGCCGGTCAACGGCACGCAATATGACTCGCTGAAGAACCTGCCGGAGCGTCCGCCGCGGATGTTCAGGCCGGGCGAGCCCGACCCGATCGGGGCCATGCTCAGCACCATCGAAGCCGCGAGCGACCCTGACACCGTGACGGGCTCCGTACCTCAGCCCGAGGACAAGCAATGA